The sequence AAAAAGGTCAACAGCCGGCGTTGGGCTCCTGCCCGTTCCGGGGTGAGCCTTCCCTTGCGCCATGCCCAGAGGCCGAGCAGTCCGGCCAGGATCATCAGCGAGCCGGTGATGACCATGATCCGGAAGGAATAGAAGATGAGCGTGATGGGTGGCCGTTCATCCCTGGGGATGTCCTTGAGACCGACGACGCGCCCGTAGGGATCGTGGGTGGCCAGCAGGCTGAGCACATAGGGGATGCGGAACTCCAGGGCGTTGCGTTCGTTCTTCTCGTCGGGCCAGGCGAATATGGACCAGGCCGCCCCCTGTCCCGGTGCGTTGGTGTCCCAGAACGCTTCGGTTGCGGCCAGCTTGGCGGGCTGGAGTTTGGCCACGCTCTGCCCGGACAGGTCGCCGGTTCCAGCCTGGAGCAGGGCCAGCAGAAGCCCGGCCGCGACCGCGAATTTGAAGACGCGCAGGTAGAAGGCGGTGTGCCGCGCACGCAGCAGATGCCAGGCCGCGACCCCGCCGAGGATGAAGGCCGTGCCGGTCAGGCAGGCCAGGAGCATGTGCGGGAACGAAACCAGCAGGTCCGGGTTCAGGATGGCCCGCACCCGGTCGGTGATCTGGAACACCCCGTTTTCCATGTGCCCGCCGCGCGGGGTCTGCATCCAGGAGTTGGCGACCATGATCCAGAACGCGGACAGGATCGAGCCGAGGGTGACCATGGCCGTGGTGAACAGGTGGAGCTTGGGCGAAAGCCGTTTCCACCCGGCAACCATCAGATAGAGGAATATGGATTCCAGGAGAAAACCGGACATAGCCTCGACGGACAGGATCTGGCCCAGGAAGTGGCCGGTGGCTATGGAGAAGCCGGACCAGTTGGTACCGAACTGAAACTCCAGCGGGATGCCGCTGATAACGCCCATGGCAAAGGCCAGCAGGAAGAACCTGCTCCAGAACCGCGCCTGTTGGTACCAGTGCGCCTTTCCGGTGCGCACCCAGGCCAGCTCGGCCAGAAGAATGAACACGGACAGGCCGATGGTCAGCACCGGCCAGATGATGTGGAACATCGTGGTCAGGGCGAACTGGACTCTTGAGAGGAATATATAGTCGGTCAGGGTCTGTACCATATCTTGCTGCTCTATTGGGGCGTTACGGCGCAGGCGGGAAGCCCGGTCGGAACCGCCTTGCAGTGTCCCTCAAATCCCTCAAAGAGGCAACCGGTCTGTGCAACTTGATGACAACATGATAACATAGATAAATGTTCTTACAGGATTTTGCCAACAGTAACTTGTTTTAACCGCCCGAAGCTATTAAACAGGAGTGGTCGGGCGTCATTCGTTCCGGCTCGCAACCGCCGGGCCACGGCCCGCAATGGCCGACCGGCCGTTGACCAAACAAGGAATCGCAACGCATGCCATCGTCACCGGAATACATCTCCACCGGGTTCAACGCCTGGGACCCGAGCGTCTTCTCCCTGATCGTCTTCGCCCTGTTGGCGGCCGGTCTGGTCACGGCGCTGCTGGTACTGTCCGTTGTCCTGACGCGCAGACGGTCCGAAGGAGAGAAGACCCGCCCCTACGAGTGCGGCGTCATCCCCTCCGGTTCGGCCCGGCCGAGCTACCCTGCCCCGTTCTGGCTCGTGGCGGTCTTCTTTCTGCTTTTCGACGTGGAGGCCGTGTACGTGGTCTCCTGGGCCGTGTCCTTCACCCGCCTGACCTGGGCCGCCTGGGGGCAGATAACCTTTTTCATCGGCGTGCTGCTGCTCGGTCTGTTCTGGGTCTGGCGCAAGGGAGGCCTTGAATGGGGCATGACGCGCAAGCGATAGACGAGGCCGTTCGGGCCGCCATGAACGGCGACCAGAGCGCTGCGGCCAGGCTGCCGGAAAAGGCGGGCCTGGGCGACGTCATCCTGAACTGGTGCCAGGCCAACAGCCTGTGGCCCCTGTTTTTCGGCCTTTCATGCTGCTTCGTGGAGCAGGCCACGGTCTTCACCGGCCTGTACGACATTGCCCGCTTCGGTGCCGAGGTCCTGCGCGGCTCGCCCCGCCAGGCCGATCTGATGGTGGTGTCGGGCACGGTTTTCAAGAAGGCCGCCCCCATGGTCAAGCGCATCTACGAGCAGATGCCCCGGCCCAAGTGGGTCATCTCCATGGGGTCCTGCGCGAACACCGGCGGCATGTACGACGTCTACAGCGTGGTCCAGGGCGTGGACCAGATCATCCCGGTGGACGTCTACGTGACCGGTTGCCCGCCCCGGCCCGAGGCCCTGCTGCACGGCCTCATCACCCTGCAGGACATGATCCGCCAGAAGAACCGCCCCCTGCGCCCTGTGCTCAATCTCGAAGGCGGCCATCTGGGCGGACGGGACGATATCCTGATCCCGGGCGCGACCAAAGACCGCGATACGCGCGGACCGGGCATGGGCGGTATTCCGGCGCGAGGCACTTCGGTCACTCCGCCCGCCTTTGCCGGCTCGCGATCCGACGACATGTGGACCCCGCCGGCCCCGAAATTTTCGTTTACCACGTCCCACGAAACCCTGCGTGACGCGCTGGCCGCCCGGTTCGGCGACCTCGTCCAATGGCAGGAAGCGGTCGTGGACATGCCCACGGTCACGGCTCCGGCCGAGCGTCTGATCGAGGTCCTGGATTTCCTCAAGCGCGAGGCGCCCGTTCGATACGAGCGGCTGGAGGACATTACGGCCGTGGACGAGACCGCGCGCAAGGTCAGGCCCGAACAGGACTACACGGCTATTTATACCCTGACCTCCCTCAGTTCCATCGAGTACCTGCGCGTGCGGGTCCCGGTGGGTGAAGGGCTGGAGCTGCCGAGCGTCACGCCGGTCTGGCCCAGCGCCAACTGGTACGAGTGCGAGATATGGGATCTGTTCGGCATCCGCTTCGCTGGGCATCCCGGCCTGCGGCGGCTGATCATGCCCGAGGAGTGGGAGGGGCATCCCCTGCGCAAGGGCGACCCGCAACGGGCCACCGAGATCGCGCCGTACCTGGCCGAGGACGCCCGGCGTGAACAGCCCGAGGACGCGGTCAGTCTGCTGGAAAAGGCCAACGCCGCGCCGCCCGCCCGACGTGAGTTCGTGCTGAACATCGGCCCGCACCACTACAGTACCCACGGGCTGGTCCGCTTCATCCTCGAGCTGTACGGCGAAGAGATCGTGGATATGACCACGGACATCGGCTACCATCACCGGGGCGTGGAGAAGATCGCCGAGCACCAGTCCTGGCATCAGTTCATCCCTTACACCGACCGCCTGGATTATTTGAGCGGGGCGGCCAACAACCTGACCTACCTGCTGGCCGTGGAAAAGCTCTGCGGCGTGGCCGTACCTGAGCGCGCGCAGTGCGTCCGCGTCATGCTGGCCGAGTTCTACCGGCTTTCCAACCATCTGCTCTGGCTCGGGACCATGGTCCAGGATCTGGGCATGATCACCCCGGTCTTCCATACCTTCCGCGAGCGCGAGCAGCTTCTGGACATCATGGAGGCCATCACCGGAGCGCGCCTGCACCCGGCATGGCTGCGGATCGGCGGCCTGGCCATGGATCTGCCAGACGGCTGGGACCGGATGGTCCGCGATTTCGTCACGGTTTTCCCGGACAGGGTGGCGGGTTACCGGAGGATGATCACCGGCAACCCCATTGTCCGGGCCAGAATCAAGGGCATCGGCCGCATGTCGCTCGACGACGCGGTGGATTACGGCATCTCCGGAGCCAACCTGCGGGCCTGCGGTTCCACGCGGGACCTGCGCAAGGTCGCCCCGTATTCGGGGTACGAGCAGTACGATTTCGACATCCCGACCAGCGACGAGGGCGATTGTCTGGCCCGGTTCGAGGTCCGTTTCGAGGAGATGATCCAGAGCAACCGGATTATCGCCCAGTGCCTCGAAGGGATGCCGTCCGGCCGTTTCATGGCCGACGACTACCGCTACTGCATCCCGGACAAGAAGGACACGCTCCGGGACATCGAGAGTCTGATTCATCATTTCATCAACGCCACGCGCGGCCCCAAGGTGCCTGCGGGCGAGGCGTACGCGGCGACGGAAGCCCCACGGGGCGAACAGGGATTCTACGTGGTCAGCGACGGCGGCAACATGCCGTACCGGCTGCACATGCGCTCCCCGGGTTACGCCTCGGTGCAGGCCCTGCCTCTGATGACCATCGGCCACACCCTGGCCGACTTCATCGCCATCATCAGTTCGCTCGATTACATCGCGCCCGATCTGGACCGCTAGGAGACAGGGAACATGCTGCCCAAGGAACTGGAACAGGAAATTGCGGACATGGTCCGGGGAACGGACCACGTGGAAGAGAAGATCATCGACGTGATCTATCTCCTGCAGCGGCACTTCGGCTATTTTTCGGACGAAGCCTTGGGCCATGCCGCACGGCTCACGGGCAAGACCGTCGTGGAGCTTGAAGAGCTGGCCACTTTCTACGATTTCATCTACCGCGAGCCGCTGGGCCGGTTCGTGATCCACGTCTGTGACGGCGTGACCTGCTGGATGCATCACGAGAACGGGCTGTTCGAGTACCTCTGCCGCAAGCTCGGCGTGGAGGTGGGCGAGACCACGGACGACGGCCTGTTCACGGTTCTGCCCACGGCCTGTCTGGGCAACTGCCACAACGCCCCGGCCATGCTCATAAACGGCCAGCATTACGGCAGGCTGACTCCGGAAAAGGTGGACCGGATTCTCGATGAACTGCGTGAAAACGCCGACACCATCCCGCTGAGTCTGTGCAGGTGATTGTATGAGCGAACAGGTGCTATTGAAAAACCGTCGCGCGGATTGCCGCCCGGCCAGCCTGGCGGACTATCGCGCAGGCGGCGGCTATGACGCCCTGACCAAGGCGGTGCGGAGCATGACCCCGGACGAGGTCATCAAGGTGGTCATGGACTCCGGTCTGCGTGGACGCGGCGGAGCCGGATTCCCCGCGGGCCGAAAGTGGAGCTTCGTGCGCAAGGACGCTCCCCATCCGCGCTACATCCAGTGCAACACCGACGAGATGGAGCCCGGCACCTTCAAGGACCGCATCCTGGTCAATACCGACCCCCAGCTGGTCATCGAGGGCATCATCCTGGCCGGGTACGCGATCCAGGCGGACCACGGCGTGTTGTTCATCAGACCCTCCTACGACGCGGACGCCGTGTTGCTGGAGCGGGAACTGGCCGTGGCCCGGGAGGCCGGGCTGCTGGGCAAGAAGATTCTGGGCAGCGATTTTTCCTTCGACATAGACGTGCACCGCAGCGCGGGACGGTACATCTGCGGTGAAGGTTCGGCCCAGGCCAACGCCATCATGGGCAAGCGGCCCAACCCGGACAAGAACACCCACATGACCGACTCCGGTCTTTGGGGCCTGCCCACCGTGGTCAACAACGTGGAGACCCTGGCCTCGGTCCCGTCCATCCTGCGCAACGGGGTGGAGTGGTTCAAGTCCCTGGCCGCGTCGCCGTCCGGTGACGGCACCAAGCTGTATTCCGTCAGCGGCGAAGTGGCCGAACCGGGCTGCTTCGAACTGCCCAACGGCACCCGGCTGGGAGACATCATCTTCGGGGCGGCAGGGGGCATGCTGCCGGGTGCTGAGTTCAAGACCTGCCTGCCGGGCGGCACCTCCACCAGCTTCGTGGCCAGGGAACACCTGGAAACTCCCATGGACTTCGACTCCATGAAAAAGGCCGGTCTGTCCCTGGGTACCGGTTCGATCATCGTCTTTGACAAGAACACCTGTCTGGTCCAGGCGACCATCAATATCCTGTCCTATTTCGCCCGCGAATCCTGCGGCTGGTGCACTCCCTGTCGGGAAGGCATCCCGTACATGAAGCATATCCTCGAACGTATCGAGGCGGGTGACGCCGGAGAGCGCGACGTGGAGCTTCTGGAACAGGTGGCCAAGGGCATGGAGCACGCCTACTGCGGTTTCGCTCCGGGCGCGGCCATGCCGGTTCTCGGGTTGCTCAAACATTTCCGCGACGAGGTTCGCGAACACCTGGACGGGCGCGGTTGCCCGTTCGCGGGCGAAAACGTGGCCAAACCCGGCCTGTGGACTTCCCTTGACCGGGACGAGACGGTCCCCGGTGACGCGGACTCGCAAGGGAGGGAAGGCTGATGCCCAGGCTGATCATTGACGGGCGCGAAGTGGAGGTGCCTGCCGGCACCAAGGTCATCGACGCCGCCGAACAACTGGGCATCATGATTCCCCGGTTCTGCTACCTCAAATCCTTGGGTGCGGTCGGGGCCTGCCGCATGTGCGCGGTCAAATTTCTGGATGGCCACAAAAAGGATCTGGACATGAGCTGCATGGTCGATGTGCGTGACGGCATGGTCGTGTCCACCGACCATCCCGACGCCGTGGCCTTCCGCGCCCAGATCATCGAGTGGCTCATGCTCGACCATCCCCACGACTGCCCGGTCTGCGACGAGGGCGGACATTGCCTGCTTCAGGACACCACCGTGTCCGGCGGCCATTCCCTGCGCAACTATCGGGGGCCGAAGCGGACCTACGAGAACCAGTATCTCGGTCCGCTCATCGAGCACGAGATGAACCGTTGCATCCATTGCTACCGCTGCGTTCGTTTTTACCGCGAATACGCCGGGGGCACGGACTACGGCACCTTCGGCATCGCCGGACGGGTGACCTATCAGCGGTTTGAGCCGGGACGTCTGGAGTCGCCGTTTTCCGGCAACCTGGGCGAGATCTGCCCCACCGGCACCCTGACCGACAAGCCGTCTCGTTACCGCGCCCGGCGCTGGGACCTCGAACGCAAACCGTCCATCTGCACGCACTGTTCGCTCGGCTGCAACACCCTGCCCGCCGTGCGGTACCGCGAGGTGCTTCGCGTGGAGAGCCGCTTGAACGAAGCGATCAACGACGATTTTCTGTGCGACCGGGGCCGCTACGGCTTCGGCTACGCCTCCATGGCCGAACGCCCACGCACCGCGCTGGTGGATGGGCAGCCCGTATCCCCGGAAGAAGGAGCGACCGCCGCCCTGGAACGTTTGAAAGCGGTCATCGCCGCTCACGGCCCACAATCCGTTGCCGTGCACGCGTCCTCCCGGTGCACTGTCGAGGACATGCTTGCGGCTCGGCGGCTGGCGACTGCATTGGGCGTACCCGCGCCGAGTTTTTTCCTGACCGAGGATGAGCGCACAGCCTGCACGAACGCGGTCGCGGCCCTGGACGCCGACCTGGCCTGGAACATGGAACAGGTCCGCAATGCCGACATGGTTCTGGTTCTGGGGGCCGACCCGCTGAACGAGGCGCCCATGGCCGCCCTGGCCATCCGACAGGCGGCGAGGGCCGGAGCCACGGTAGCCGTGCTCGACCCCCGGCCGGTGGATGTGCTCTGTGAAGCGGTCCGGCTGCCTGTGCGGCGGTCCCTCTTGCCCGCGGCCGTGGCCGAACTGCTTGGGCGCATGTTTGCCGAAGCGGATTTACAGGGCGAGGCGCTGGAGTTTTGGCGGGAGCTGCAAGCCTCGGGCAAAGGGCGGGCTGGAGAATTTTCCGAACTGGGCGCCGAGTTCGACGCCGTGGCCCATGCCCTGTCCCGGGCCGAGCGTCCGGTTGTGGTCTGCTCGACCATGGCCATGCCCGCCCAGTGGCCTGTCCTGGCCGCCGGAGTGGCCCGCCTGTTGCGCCGCACCGGCACGGAGGAGAGGGCCGAGGTCCGCTCCGGGCTGTTCTGCCTGTTGCCCCGCGCCGGTTCTCTGGGGGCGGCTCTGCTGGCGGATGGGGAAGGGGCCAGCCTCGAAGGGCGGTTGTTGCCCGCAGAAGACGGTCAGGCGGCCAAGGCCCTGATCTGCATCGGGGCCGACCCGCTCGGGCAGTATCCCGGCGCGCAGGCCGTCGAGAAGGCGTTGGGCGGACTCGACCTGTTGGTCACCGTTGATTGCGCCCCGTCGGCCACGTGGGACAAGGCGAACGTGGCCCTGCCCATGCGCACGATTTTCGAGACCGGCGGCTGCCTGGTGGACAACCACGGGCTGCTGCAACGCGCCGTTCCAGTCTTTGCCGGTGGATTGCCGGTGATTCAGGACGGCCACGGCTCCCACCCGCCCCGTACGCTCGGGGCCGGGATTCCGGGCAATGATCCGCGCTCCATGGCCGGATGGCTGGACCTGCTGGCGCCCGAAACCGAGAACCCCGAGAGCTCGTCTCCGGCAGCAGACATGCTGCGTGCCGCCCAGGCCGAAGCGACCACGGAGCACGCGGTACAGGTTCTGCCTGCCGAGGCCCCGGTCCGTTTTGGCTCCCTGGACTGGCTGGCCCCGTTCATCGAGGCCGGAAGGGAAGAGGGACGGTGCGACGTGCTGGTCACGGGTTCCACCTTTGGCGCGGACCGGCTGGCCAACCTCGGCGAGCCCGGTGAGACCCTGCTGCCCGAACCGTGCGTGTATATGCACCCGCTGGATGCGGCGGATCTTGGTTTCGAGGACGGGGAGACCGTCCTGCTGCCTCTGTCCCAGGGCGTGGCCCGGACCGTGCTGCGTTGCCGCGAGAACATGGCCCGGAACACCGTGGTTGTGCCGAAAACGCCTGACTCGGGCTGGCAGTTCGTCGGAGGAATGGCCGCAACCGTTTCCATGAACCGGCTGTGGCGGGAGCAGGGCGACGAGGACCGGGCCGCCATGGCGCGGGTCGATACGGACGACAGCTGCCCCGGAGGGAACTTATGATGGGCGAGGAATTTCTGCTCGGATTGACGGTCCTGATCATCAAGAGCGCGGTCGTGCTGCTGGTGGTCCTGACCCTGGCCGCGTACATGGTCCTGTTCGAGCGCAAGCTGCTCGGGCGCATGCAGCTGCGCTACGGTCCCAACCGAGTCGGTCCGTACGGCTCGCTGCAACTGCTGGCCGACGGCGTCAAATTGCTGCTCAAGGAAGATCTGGTCCCGGACGGTGCGGACAGAGTGCTCTTCTTTCTGGCGCCGGGCATTCTGACCTTCACCACCCTGGCCGTGTTCGCCCTGGTCCCCTTTGGCGGAACCATCCATCTCTTCGGCCATGCCGTCCCGCTGGTCATCGGTGATACGGACATCGGGGTTCTGGTCTTTCTGGCCCTGTCCTCCATCGGCGTGTACAGCGTGGCCCTGGGCGGATGGGCCTCCAACAACAAGTTCTCGCTCATCGGCTCCGTGCGCGGCGTGGCCCAGATGGTCAGCTACGAGCTGCCCCTGTCCCTGTCATTGGTCCCGATCTTCATGCTCGCCGGGTCGCTCAGCCTGACCGACATAGTGGACGCCCAGGCCCGGTATCCCTTCATCGTGGTCCAGCCCGTGGCCGCCCTGATTTTCTTCATCTGCGGTCTGGCCGAGTCCAAGCGCATCCCGTTCGACATCCCCGAGGGCGAGAACGAGCTGCAGGCCGGATTCCACACCGAGTACAGCGGCATGCGTTTCGCCCTGTTCTTTCTGGGCGAGTACGTGAACATGATTCTGCTGGGCGCACTCATGGCCGTGTTCTTTCTGGGCGGCTGGCGCGGACCGTTCCTGCCCGGTCCGGTCTGGCTGCTGCTCAAGATCATGATCGTCCCGTTCCTGCTCATCTGGACACGCGGCACCCTGCCAAGGCTGCGCTACGACCAGCTCATGCACTTCTGCTGGAAGATCCTCATGCCGCTGGCCCTGGTCAACGTCATCATCACCGGCGCGGTCATGGCCGCTCTGAACTGATCGTTCTTTTCATCAAAAGCGAAAGGGGGTTGCGGGATATTCCGCAACCCCCTTT is a genomic window of uncultured Pseudodesulfovibrio sp. containing:
- a CDS encoding cytochrome ubiquinol oxidase subunit I, which encodes MVQTLTDYIFLSRVQFALTTMFHIIWPVLTIGLSVFILLAELAWVRTGKAHWYQQARFWSRFFLLAFAMGVISGIPLEFQFGTNWSGFSIATGHFLGQILSVEAMSGFLLESIFLYLMVAGWKRLSPKLHLFTTAMVTLGSILSAFWIMVANSWMQTPRGGHMENGVFQITDRVRAILNPDLLVSFPHMLLACLTGTAFILGGVAAWHLLRARHTAFYLRVFKFAVAAGLLLALLQAGTGDLSGQSVAKLQPAKLAATEAFWDTNAPGQGAAWSIFAWPDEKNERNALEFRIPYVLSLLATHDPYGRVVGLKDIPRDERPPITLIFYSFRIMVITGSLMILAGLLGLWAWRKGRLTPERAGAQRRLLTFFVWLAPFSMLSVWTGWIMREVGRQPWILYGMLRTSDTASALTPRAVGLSLSMFLVAAVALTWLFLAFSRRLLKEGPGRDVPPDHCDIGRRP
- a CDS encoding NADH-quinone oxidoreductase subunit B/C/D; this translates as MGHDAQAIDEAVRAAMNGDQSAAARLPEKAGLGDVILNWCQANSLWPLFFGLSCCFVEQATVFTGLYDIARFGAEVLRGSPRQADLMVVSGTVFKKAAPMVKRIYEQMPRPKWVISMGSCANTGGMYDVYSVVQGVDQIIPVDVYVTGCPPRPEALLHGLITLQDMIRQKNRPLRPVLNLEGGHLGGRDDILIPGATKDRDTRGPGMGGIPARGTSVTPPAFAGSRSDDMWTPPAPKFSFTTSHETLRDALAARFGDLVQWQEAVVDMPTVTAPAERLIEVLDFLKREAPVRYERLEDITAVDETARKVRPEQDYTAIYTLTSLSSIEYLRVRVPVGEGLELPSVTPVWPSANWYECEIWDLFGIRFAGHPGLRRLIMPEEWEGHPLRKGDPQRATEIAPYLAEDARREQPEDAVSLLEKANAAPPARREFVLNIGPHHYSTHGLVRFILELYGEEIVDMTTDIGYHHRGVEKIAEHQSWHQFIPYTDRLDYLSGAANNLTYLLAVEKLCGVAVPERAQCVRVMLAEFYRLSNHLLWLGTMVQDLGMITPVFHTFREREQLLDIMEAITGARLHPAWLRIGGLAMDLPDGWDRMVRDFVTVFPDRVAGYRRMITGNPIVRARIKGIGRMSLDDAVDYGISGANLRACGSTRDLRKVAPYSGYEQYDFDIPTSDEGDCLARFEVRFEEMIQSNRIIAQCLEGMPSGRFMADDYRYCIPDKKDTLRDIESLIHHFINATRGPKVPAGEAYAATEAPRGEQGFYVVSDGGNMPYRLHMRSPGYASVQALPLMTIGHTLADFIAIISSLDYIAPDLDR
- the nuoE gene encoding NADH-quinone oxidoreductase subunit NuoE codes for the protein MLPKELEQEIADMVRGTDHVEEKIIDVIYLLQRHFGYFSDEALGHAARLTGKTVVELEELATFYDFIYREPLGRFVIHVCDGVTCWMHHENGLFEYLCRKLGVEVGETTDDGLFTVLPTACLGNCHNAPAMLINGQHYGRLTPEKVDRILDELRENADTIPLSLCR
- the nuoH gene encoding NADH-quinone oxidoreductase subunit NuoH, yielding MMGEEFLLGLTVLIIKSAVVLLVVLTLAAYMVLFERKLLGRMQLRYGPNRVGPYGSLQLLADGVKLLLKEDLVPDGADRVLFFLAPGILTFTTLAVFALVPFGGTIHLFGHAVPLVIGDTDIGVLVFLALSSIGVYSVALGGWASNNKFSLIGSVRGVAQMVSYELPLSLSLVPIFMLAGSLSLTDIVDAQARYPFIVVQPVAALIFFICGLAESKRIPFDIPEGENELQAGFHTEYSGMRFALFFLGEYVNMILLGALMAVFFLGGWRGPFLPGPVWLLLKIMIVPFLLIWTRGTLPRLRYDQLMHFCWKILMPLALVNVIITGAVMAALN
- a CDS encoding NADH-ubiquinone oxidoreductase-F iron-sulfur binding region domain-containing protein; translated protein: MSEQVLLKNRRADCRPASLADYRAGGGYDALTKAVRSMTPDEVIKVVMDSGLRGRGGAGFPAGRKWSFVRKDAPHPRYIQCNTDEMEPGTFKDRILVNTDPQLVIEGIILAGYAIQADHGVLFIRPSYDADAVLLERELAVAREAGLLGKKILGSDFSFDIDVHRSAGRYICGEGSAQANAIMGKRPNPDKNTHMTDSGLWGLPTVVNNVETLASVPSILRNGVEWFKSLAASPSGDGTKLYSVSGEVAEPGCFELPNGTRLGDIIFGAAGGMLPGAEFKTCLPGGTSTSFVAREHLETPMDFDSMKKAGLSLGTGSIIVFDKNTCLVQATINILSYFARESCGWCTPCREGIPYMKHILERIEAGDAGERDVELLEQVAKGMEHAYCGFAPGAAMPVLGLLKHFRDEVREHLDGRGCPFAGENVAKPGLWTSLDRDETVPGDADSQGREG
- the nuoG gene encoding NADH-quinone oxidoreductase subunit NuoG, producing the protein MPRLIIDGREVEVPAGTKVIDAAEQLGIMIPRFCYLKSLGAVGACRMCAVKFLDGHKKDLDMSCMVDVRDGMVVSTDHPDAVAFRAQIIEWLMLDHPHDCPVCDEGGHCLLQDTTVSGGHSLRNYRGPKRTYENQYLGPLIEHEMNRCIHCYRCVRFYREYAGGTDYGTFGIAGRVTYQRFEPGRLESPFSGNLGEICPTGTLTDKPSRYRARRWDLERKPSICTHCSLGCNTLPAVRYREVLRVESRLNEAINDDFLCDRGRYGFGYASMAERPRTALVDGQPVSPEEGATAALERLKAVIAAHGPQSVAVHASSRCTVEDMLAARRLATALGVPAPSFFLTEDERTACTNAVAALDADLAWNMEQVRNADMVLVLGADPLNEAPMAALAIRQAARAGATVAVLDPRPVDVLCEAVRLPVRRSLLPAAVAELLGRMFAEADLQGEALEFWRELQASGKGRAGEFSELGAEFDAVAHALSRAERPVVVCSTMAMPAQWPVLAAGVARLLRRTGTEERAEVRSGLFCLLPRAGSLGAALLADGEGASLEGRLLPAEDGQAAKALICIGADPLGQYPGAQAVEKALGGLDLLVTVDCAPSATWDKANVALPMRTIFETGGCLVDNHGLLQRAVPVFAGGLPVIQDGHGSHPPRTLGAGIPGNDPRSMAGWLDLLAPETENPESSSPAADMLRAAQAEATTEHAVQVLPAEAPVRFGSLDWLAPFIEAGREEGRCDVLVTGSTFGADRLANLGEPGETLLPEPCVYMHPLDAADLGFEDGETVLLPLSQGVARTVLRCRENMARNTVVVPKTPDSGWQFVGGMAATVSMNRLWREQGDEDRAAMARVDTDDSCPGGNL
- a CDS encoding NADH-quinone oxidoreductase subunit A — protein: MPSSPEYISTGFNAWDPSVFSLIVFALLAAGLVTALLVLSVVLTRRRSEGEKTRPYECGVIPSGSARPSYPAPFWLVAVFFLLFDVEAVYVVSWAVSFTRLTWAAWGQITFFIGVLLLGLFWVWRKGGLEWGMTRKR